In candidate division WOR-3 bacterium, the genomic window ACCGCTCTTTATATTTCTAATTTAGAAGAAGTAATGAAGAGAAGAAATTTATCTTTGGATTTTAAGGTTGGAGAAGGAGGAAGTGGGCTTTCGGTTGGAGAAAGGCAATTAGTTGCTTTTGCTCGCTCTTTAATAGGTAATAAACCAATTCTCGTTCTTGATGAGGCAACAGCCAATATAGATCCGGAGACAGAATGGTTAATTCAGGAAGCTTTATTAAAAATGATTAAAGGAAGAACTTCTCTTATTATTGCACATAGGCTTTCGACATTAAGAAATATAGATTCGTTAATAGTTGTGCATAAAGGAGAAATTGTGGGTAGAGGAACTCATAGAGAGCTAATGAAAGACAAAAAGGGGATATATTATACACTTTACAAATTACAACAGTTAATTTAATTTTTAATCCAAACAGCGATCGTGTCAAAAACCACAGCACCAACTAAACCAATAACTTTATCATTTTTAAGTTCTCCATATCCGGGTCCAAGATAACCCATATAGGAATTAGAATCCATTCCTTCTACAAGAATTGTATATAACGTATCCTTTTCCTTAAATAAAATTCTATTTGAAAAAATATTAATGGTGGTATCTGTGGTTACAATAGGCAGAATGCCCTCATTATTTTCTCCCTTTAATTTTCCCCTAAGATATGGGATAATTATGTAGAAGTTTTTAAAGCAATATTTACACTTATTCCAAATTAGAGGTTGAGGGTTACTTAAAGATATAGTATCAAGACTATTGGGAGATAAAATTTTTATTTTGCCAGGAACTTGAATTTCCTTAAAAATGACTTCTTTTCCTACTTTTATATTAATTTCATATTTCTCCTCATATTTTACAAAAGAAGAGTCAATACTTTGGTAAAGCCCATCTAATGTATCAGACTCAACATATCTAAAGGTATCTAAGTTCTTATCCACAACGAAAATTTCTGCTCCTCTTACGCCTTTTGAAATTTCTTCAAGAGAGATATCTAATCTATAAGTAGAATCAACAAAAGCTTTCTGGAATTTTAAGTCTGGCTTTAAAAGAAGTTCTATCACATAACGATGTTGAAAAGGTGGTTCTGTTACACTACAACAAATAAAAAATAAAAGCACAAGAGGGTTAAACCTTTTCATAATTCCTCCTAAAATTTATAAATGAATTCGATGGATGGAATGAATGGTAACATATAGAAAGCTTTCTTAATTGGCGGCTCTTTTTTGTAATCATAGTAATACAAAAAGACATTTTTAGAATTCAATAAGTTGAAAATATTTAACTTTATATTTAATTCGTTATTTCTTATATAAAAAGATCTACTTAAACTAAGATCTAATCTAGTATAAGATGGATATCTAACTTGATTTCTTTTACTCTCTATTTCTCTCCAGTAAAATTCTACTTCCCTATAAGGAATAAGATCCTTTCTACATCTGTAACGGGCAATGGATGTCGTATATGGGGTTCCTGTGCAAAAGGCGAATTGAATTCCTAATTCATATTTGTTTCGTAGGAGAGTAAGAAAGGTTAAATGAAAATTATGCGTTCTGTCCCAATCCCATAGATAAGTTTCTCCTTCAAGATTAACATAAGATCTAAGGAAAGAATAACTTATCCAACCCCTATTACTCCCAATCTCTCTTTTTAGAAAAAGATCGAGTCCAAAAGACTTACCATCTCCTTTTTCGAACATTGATTGATAATAATCTTCTTCATTTCCAAGATCTATCTCTTTAATAGGTTTCATGGTAAAAATGCGATTGAAATTTCTATAATAACCTTCTAAAGAGAAATATAGATCTTCTCTAATCCAACTCTCCCATCCAAGATTAAAATGATGAGCCTCTTCAGGATCGTATCTACCTCCAAGAGGAACCCAATAATAAATGGGCATTTCAGGGCTATTAACAGCAACGATATATTGATGAAAATTCCCATAAGAAAAAGTTATTGCTTCTAACTCTTTTAGGAAATACTTAAGAGACAATCTATAAGCTCTTAAAAATTCTAAATTCTCCGTATTTAGTCCTTTCTCCTTAGAGTAATATTGAGTTAGAGAAAGACCCCCAAGCAAAAGGAGAGTTTCTGCTATTTTGATTTTATCTTCTATATAAATAGAAGCTTGATCGCTCCAAATTCCTTCGTAGGAATACTTGAGCCCTAAATAAGCTCTTGCATTATATTCAAAAGGCCAGTAAAGATTACTAACCCCAAAAGTTATCTCATGATCTTTAAGGTTTCTTGTGTATTCTCCTCCCAATGACCAAACATCTACATTCCCATCTATCAGATAAGTGTTGTCAAGAACTCTAAGCGAAAAGTCGTAGTTGCTATAACCTGTAAATATATGAAGTAAATCTCCTTCTGCTCCTGAGTGGAATAAATTTAAAGCTAAAACATTGTTTTTCCAATCGAAACCTAC contains:
- a CDS encoding TonB-dependent receptor, which gives rise to MSAYTIFFVFLFSKHNVLTGKVYDANTKEPLHMVNIFIIETDFGTTTDEDGYYTLIIPDSLKRVQIRYSMMGYKEELREIFFKKKDFLCVNVSMRMEPLKAQGIVVSAKKRKFKSTAFITPPFLSDEEFISLPSLIEGDLLRTIEVLPGVTKASDFLGSFSVRGGSPEQNLILIDNIPILSPFHLFGIVSAFNATAIKSAELYSSGIPVRYDASLSSVLAIKTKGVDREIEGFTGIASLSLLSGGLTLGDRISSINSNFLVSFRRTYADKVLALFNYELPYYFYDVYFHWETDIKDWTLVFSGYRGADFLDLREKDEESIKIVGFDWKNNVLALNLFHSGAEGDLLHIFTGYSNYDFSLRVLDNTYLIDGNVDVWSLGGEYTRNLKDHEITFGVSNLYWPFEYNARAYLGLKYSYEGIWSDQASIYIEDKIKIAETLLLLGGLSLTQYYSKEKGLNTENLEFLRAYRLSLKYFLKELEAITFSYGNFHQYIVAVNSPEMPIYYWVPLGGRYDPEEAHHFNLGWESWIREDLYFSLEGYYRNFNRIFTMKPIKEIDLGNEEDYYQSMFEKGDGKSFGLDLFLKREIGSNRGWISYSFLRSYVNLEGETYLWDWDRTHNFHLTFLTLLRNKYELGIQFAFCTGTPYTTSIARYRCRKDLIPYREVEFYWREIESKRNQVRYPSYTRLDLSLSRSFYIRNNELNIKLNIFNLLNSKNVFLYYYDYKKEPPIKKAFYMLPFIPSIEFIYKF